The following proteins are encoded in a genomic region of Mobula hypostoma chromosome 25, sMobHyp1.1, whole genome shotgun sequence:
- the odad1 gene encoding coiled-coil domain-containing protein 114 — protein sequence MPGGSASSNRSNGSDGHMEMLAESELAKLQHQFRIMEGDRQAYTLESQEMLRKQGAEIEKLKKDREELTLNLGLFESKQYRQQDQEDMEGIQNSLSYREKLEEQIANEKQTIKDLEAEIKALEQKIFEQKKGLSKGINVKAMNEHLKKSIGIMEDRLDRALRKFNTQLMKNGQLREQIDTLRVERSRFEQLHRKLEKDLLETRKEIGSVIDTSTAAYDARDEAQTKMLQLKEKGEKDLSLHAAEMKELQRVIDHDKKLKEFMGIKAQEHPSEHEALHGTYKQEQDDPARKRKDPKEETIEMYEAAFQQIRALTGEDNLDTMVRKFIEVEDRNFALFNYVNEQNSKIEKLQEEIAEVQLQTEAFKSQEMQREEDCKRVLKKTEAQQEEVSEQCELYESRLTAGKKILDQLKTGIESLFNKINCDRSILDEMLGSSSGIRDNNVMQYLGLIEQRTNELLSIQSYLSSKDYDQPYDPRKTAMLLLGHSLEKPSQPVYIEPPTTGNDYDSDADSSITDEERPLTQNELRQRIMKGVMKKEARALKKSIQFDRSLQNP from the exons ATGCCTGGTGGGAGTGCATCAAGTAATCGTTCGAATGGGAGTGATGGACACATGGAAATGCTTG CGGAAAGTGAGTTGGCAAAGCTGCAGCATCAGTTTCGAATCATGGAAGGAGATCGCCAGGCCTATACGCTTGAATCACAGGAGATGCTTAGGAAGCAGGG GGCAGAAATTGAAAAACTGAAAAAGGATCGCGAGGAGTTAACACTAAACTTGGGGCTTTTCGAGAGCAAACAGTACCGACAGCAGGACCAAGAGGACATGGAAGGTATTCAGAACAGCCTGAGCTACCGGGAGaagctggaggaacaaattgcCAATGAAAAGCAAACAATCAAGGATCTGGAAGCGGAG ATAAAGGCCTTGGAGCAAAAAATCTTTGAGCAGAAGAAAGGGCTGAGTAAAGGTATTAATGTCAAAGCAATGAATGAACACCTAAAGAAGAGCATTGGGATCATGGAGGACCGTCTGGACAGG GCACTGAGGAAATTCAATACCCAGCTCATGAAAAACGGGCAGCTAAGAGAACAGATTGACACACTGCGTGTTGAGCGCTCAAGATTTGAGCAACTCCACAGAAAGCTAGAAAAA GATCTTCTTGAGACTCGAAAAGAAATTGGTTCCGTGATTGATACTTCGACTGCTGCCTACGATGCCAG GGATGAGGCACAGACAAAGATGCTTCAGctgaaggagaagggagagaaggatTTGTCACTGCACGCAGCTGAGATGAAGGAACTCCAGCGAGTGATAGACCATGATAAGAAGCTGAAGGAGTTCATGGGAATTAAAGCCCAGGAGCACCCTAGTGAACATGAAGCATTACATGGCACCTACAAGCAAG AACAGGATGATCCAGCAAGGAAGAGGAAGGACCCAAAAGAGGAGACAATTGAGATGTATGAGGCTGCCTTCCAGCAGATCCGAGCTCTCACTGGGGAAGACAATTTGGACACGATGGTCAGAAAGTTTATTGAAG TGGAAGATCGTAACTTTGCATTGTTTAATTACGTCAATGAACAGAACAGTAAGATCGAGAAACTacaggaggaaattgctgag GTCCAACTACAGACCGAAGCCTTCAAATCCCAGGAGATGCAACGGGAAGAGGATTGCAAACGTGTTCTGAAGAAGACAGAAGCTCAGCAGGAGGAAGTGAGCGAACAGTGCGAGTTATATGAAAGCAGACTCACAGCAGGCAAGAAAATACTGGATCAACTCAAAACTG GAATTGAATCATTGTTCAATAAGATAAACTGTGATCGATCAATTTTGGATGAGATGTTGGGATCTTCATCTGGAATACGAGATAACAATGTGATGCAGTATCTGGGCCTCATTGAGCAGCGTACCAATGAGTTATTATCCATTCAATCCTACCTTTCATCCAAG GATTATGACCAGCCCTATGACCCGCGGAAAACTGCTATGCTGCTGCTGGGTCACAGCTTAGAAAAACCCAGCCAGCCAGTCTACATTGAACCACCTACTACAGG AAATGATTATGACAGTGATGCAGACTCTTCGATCACCGATGAGGAGCGGCCTCTCACTCAGAATGAGTTGCGGCAAAGAATAATGAAAGGA